Proteins encoded by one window of Acetivibrio thermocellus ATCC 27405:
- the rny gene encoding ribonuclease Y: MCAIAYLGGLLTGIVIAIIASIIASVISYRKGIEFRKKKAEAKIGSAEQEAERIISEAQKIAEAKKREVLLEAKEEIHKSRLELDREIKERRNEIQRLERRLVQKEEALDRKVESLEQKEELLNKKTKEIQELYEQTLETQRQQVAELERISGLSVDEAKEVLLKNVENEVKHEMAILIKDIEAKAKEEAEIRAKNIIAMAIQKCAADHVSEVTVSVVPLPNDEMKGRIIGREGRNIRTLETLTGIDLIIDDTPEAVILSGFDPIRREIARITLEKLILDGRIHPARIEEMVEKARKEVENTIRQEGENATFETGVHGLHPEIVRLLGKLKFRTSYGQNVLSHSIEVARLAGLMAAELGVDVNLAKRAGLLHDIGKAVDHEVEGSHVTIGADIAKKYKESNEVVNAIASHHGDVEATSIIAVLVQAADSISAARPGARRETLESYIKRLEKLEEIANSFDGVDKCFAIQAGREIRIMVKPEDVSDSDIALIARDIVKRIENELDYPGQIKVNVIRETRYIEYAK, translated from the coding sequence GTGTGTGCTATAGCTTATCTTGGTGGATTGCTGACAGGTATAGTAATTGCAATAATTGCTTCAATTATTGCTTCAGTAATAAGTTACCGAAAAGGTATTGAATTTAGAAAGAAAAAAGCAGAAGCCAAAATTGGCAGTGCTGAACAGGAAGCAGAGCGAATAATCAGCGAAGCTCAAAAAATTGCGGAAGCTAAAAAAAGGGAAGTACTGCTTGAGGCAAAGGAAGAGATTCATAAAAGCAGGTTGGAGCTCGATAGAGAAATTAAGGAAAGAAGAAATGAAATCCAGCGTCTGGAGAGAAGACTTGTTCAAAAGGAAGAGGCTCTTGACAGAAAAGTCGAATCCTTGGAACAAAAAGAAGAACTTCTTAATAAAAAGACGAAAGAGATTCAGGAACTTTATGAACAGACACTTGAGACACAAAGACAACAGGTGGCCGAGCTTGAAAGAATATCCGGGCTGTCTGTTGACGAGGCAAAAGAAGTCCTGCTGAAAAATGTTGAAAATGAAGTAAAACATGAAATGGCAATCCTAATTAAGGACATTGAGGCAAAGGCTAAAGAAGAGGCAGAGATCAGGGCAAAGAATATTATTGCCATGGCGATTCAAAAATGTGCGGCTGATCACGTATCTGAAGTTACCGTTTCTGTTGTTCCACTTCCGAATGATGAGATGAAGGGTAGAATAATAGGCCGCGAGGGAAGAAATATCAGGACCCTCGAAACGCTTACGGGAATCGACCTCATTATTGATGACACGCCTGAAGCCGTTATCCTTTCCGGGTTTGATCCAATAAGGAGAGAAATAGCGAGAATTACTCTCGAAAAGCTCATTCTTGACGGGAGAATTCATCCTGCAAGAATTGAAGAAATGGTTGAAAAAGCCAGGAAAGAAGTTGAAAACACTATTCGCCAGGAAGGGGAAAATGCCACATTTGAAACAGGAGTCCATGGATTGCATCCTGAGATTGTCAGATTGCTTGGTAAGCTTAAGTTTAGAACAAGCTATGGCCAAAATGTTTTGAGCCATTCCATTGAAGTGGCTCGTTTGGCTGGTTTGATGGCGGCAGAGCTTGGAGTTGATGTTAATCTTGCAAAGAGGGCAGGCTTGCTGCACGATATCGGCAAGGCCGTTGACCATGAAGTTGAAGGGTCACACGTTACGATTGGAGCTGACATTGCTAAAAAGTATAAAGAATCCAATGAAGTTGTCAATGCAATTGCTTCGCACCATGGCGATGTAGAAGCCACCTCCATCATAGCGGTGCTTGTACAAGCTGCGGATTCTATTTCGGCTGCAAGGCCCGGAGCAAGAAGGGAAACTCTTGAATCATATATCAAGAGATTGGAGAAGCTTGAGGAAATTGCGAATTCTTTTGACGGTGTTGATAAGTGTTTTGCTATTCAGGCAGGTAGAGAAATTCGTATCATGGTGAAACCTGAGGATGTATCGGATTCAGATATTGCATTGATTGCAAGAGATATTGTGAAAAGGATTGAAAATGAGCTTGATTATCCCGGACAGATAAAAGTGAATGTTATCAGGGAGACCAGGTATATAGAATATGCTAAATAG
- a CDS encoding DUF3343 domain-containing protein, with protein MYYYVGLESRTHAFLLEHRMKSEGMKTCEITYMPREIMIDLCNIGVRFKENELPKAIELLRRFNLQGLKLYKEVVRPDRYYYHEISY; from the coding sequence ATGTATTATTATGTCGGCTTGGAGTCAAGAACACATGCTTTTCTTTTGGAGCACAGAATGAAGAGCGAGGGTATGAAGACCTGTGAAATAACTTACATGCCCAGAGAAATAATGATAGATTTGTGCAATATAGGAGTAAGATTTAAAGAAAATGAGCTTCCAAAGGCAATAGAACTGCTGAGACGTTTTAACCTGCAAGGATTGAAACTTTACAAAGAGGTTGTAAGGCCCGATAGATACTACTACCATGAAATATCGTATTAA
- a CDS encoding dTDP-glucose 4,6-dehydratase — MKVMLVTGGAGFVGSNFIRFFLRRNKNFIIINMDNLSSTSNLENVKDLEKSPRYHFVKGSITNHELVNYVIKRHRPDCIINFASESSLDNCANNPLNFTQTNVLGTQTLLESARYFWGKNKFQGNLFIQVSTGEVYGSTPANDVFFSEEAPLLSDNPFSASKAGADMLVKSYTITYGFPAIITRCCPTYGPCQHIGNFIPKCIINALSDKPITVCENKVREWIYVLDHCIALTKILFYGRTGEIYNISSGNEISDFDVAKKILGLVGKPDSAIEKADDSSLPTKRCILNSYKLKSNLNWSIKFKLEEGLRETILWYKQNPDRWKNVEL, encoded by the coding sequence ATGAAAGTAATGCTTGTTACAGGCGGAGCAGGTTTTGTAGGAAGCAACTTTATACGCTTTTTTCTCAGAAGAAACAAAAATTTTATTATCATAAACATGGATAATTTAAGCTCCACATCAAACCTGGAAAACGTAAAAGATTTGGAAAAGTCGCCCCGATACCATTTTGTAAAGGGCAGTATAACAAACCATGAACTTGTAAACTATGTTATTAAAAGGCATAGACCCGACTGTATAATTAATTTTGCATCAGAATCAAGCCTGGATAATTGCGCAAACAATCCGCTAAATTTCACACAGACCAACGTCCTCGGTACGCAGACGCTGCTTGAAAGCGCCCGTTATTTCTGGGGAAAAAACAAATTTCAGGGCAACCTCTTTATTCAAGTGTCAACCGGTGAGGTATATGGGAGCACACCGGCAAATGATGTATTTTTCAGTGAGGAAGCACCGCTTTTGTCTGACAATCCGTTTTCAGCTTCCAAAGCCGGAGCAGATATGCTGGTAAAATCCTATACGATTACCTATGGTTTTCCGGCAATAATAACCCGGTGCTGCCCAACTTACGGACCTTGTCAGCATATTGGAAATTTTATTCCGAAATGCATAATAAATGCGCTTTCGGATAAACCCATTACGGTCTGTGAAAACAAAGTGCGGGAGTGGATATATGTACTGGACCACTGCATAGCTCTTACAAAGATTTTGTTTTACGGCCGGACAGGTGAAATCTACAACATCTCCTCCGGCAACGAAATATCGGACTTTGACGTGGCAAAAAAGATTCTCGGACTTGTCGGCAAGCCCGACAGCGCAATTGAAAAGGCAGATGACAGTTCTCTTCCAACCAAAAGATGTATTCTTAACAGCTACAAACTGAAAAGCAATTTGAATTGGAGTATCAAGTTCAAACTAGAAGAAGGATTAAGGGAAACCATCTTATGGTACAAGCAAAATCCGGATAGGTGGAAAAATGTAGAATTATAA
- a CDS encoding TIGR00282 family metallophosphoesterase — protein sequence MKILFIGDIFGNPGRKAAKEMVQKLKKERQIDFCIANGENAAGGSGITYVVAQELYKYGIDAITLGNHTWSKKEIMNFIDSDSNIVRPANYPVELPGRGSTVICGENGKVGILNLMGRIYMDSIDCPFKAAERELEYLKNNCKVIIVDMHAEATSEKCALAWYLDGRVSCVLGTHTHVQTADERILPFGTAFISDVGMTGPYDGIIGVNREIVIQKFLTHMPVRFEVATGRVQFNAVYLEIDEKTGKTTGIERIYEILEV from the coding sequence TTGAAAATTCTGTTTATAGGGGATATTTTTGGCAATCCTGGCAGAAAAGCCGCCAAAGAAATGGTACAGAAACTGAAGAAGGAAAGGCAGATAGATTTCTGCATTGCCAACGGTGAGAATGCGGCTGGAGGAAGCGGAATTACCTATGTAGTGGCCCAGGAATTGTATAAATATGGAATTGATGCAATAACATTGGGAAATCATACGTGGTCAAAAAAAGAAATAATGAATTTTATTGATTCCGACAGCAATATTGTGAGGCCGGCAAACTACCCGGTTGAACTTCCCGGAAGAGGCTCGACCGTTATTTGTGGCGAAAACGGCAAAGTAGGTATCCTTAACCTTATGGGAAGAATATACATGGACAGCATAGACTGTCCGTTTAAGGCTGCGGAAAGGGAATTGGAGTATCTGAAAAACAATTGCAAGGTAATCATTGTGGATATGCATGCAGAGGCAACTTCGGAAAAATGTGCGCTGGCATGGTATCTTGACGGCAGAGTAAGTTGTGTGTTGGGAACCCACACCCATGTTCAGACTGCCGATGAAAGAATTTTGCCTTTCGGTACCGCATTTATTTCCGACGTTGGAATGACGGGACCTTATGACGGCATTATAGGTGTGAACAGGGAAATTGTAATTCAGAAGTTTCTCACGCATATGCCTGTGAGGTTTGAAGTGGCGACCGGCCGGGTTCAGTTTAATGCCGTGTATTTGGAGATTGATGAAAAAACCGGTAAGACGACCGGTATAGAAAGAATATATGAGATACTGGAGGTTTGA
- the folD gene encoding bifunctional methylenetetrahydrofolate dehydrogenase/methenyltetrahydrofolate cyclohydrolase FolD: protein MEAKVLNGKELSTKIKEELKIEVEDLKKNNINPGLAVIIVGNDPASRVYVNSKKKACAEIGIESFEYALEENTTQEELIELIHKLNKDDKVSGILVQLPLPKHIDEEKVIYAIDPSKDVDAFHPVNVGKLMIGNPDFLPCTPAGVMELIKESGIDITGKECVVVGRSNIVGKPMAMLLLAQNGTVTVCHSRTQNIDEVCKRADILVVAVGKPEFIKGSSIKPGAVVIDVGINRLENKKLVGDVEYESASRVASAITPVPGGVGPMTIAMLMKNTVKAAKLQAKMK from the coding sequence ATGGAGGCTAAAGTATTAAACGGAAAAGAATTGTCAACAAAAATAAAGGAAGAGTTAAAGATTGAGGTCGAAGATTTAAAAAAGAACAATATTAATCCGGGACTGGCCGTAATAATTGTGGGTAATGACCCTGCATCAAGGGTATATGTCAATTCAAAGAAAAAGGCTTGTGCTGAAATAGGTATTGAGTCCTTTGAATATGCCCTTGAGGAAAACACAACCCAGGAGGAGCTGATTGAGCTTATACACAAGCTTAACAAAGATGACAAGGTCAGTGGAATACTTGTGCAATTGCCGCTGCCGAAGCACATTGATGAGGAAAAGGTTATTTACGCCATAGATCCGTCAAAGGATGTGGATGCTTTTCATCCGGTAAATGTGGGAAAACTTATGATTGGAAATCCTGATTTTCTTCCGTGCACGCCGGCAGGTGTGATGGAGCTGATAAAGGAAAGCGGTATTGATATTACCGGCAAGGAATGTGTCGTTGTGGGAAGAAGCAATATTGTGGGAAAGCCCATGGCAATGCTTTTGCTGGCTCAAAACGGCACTGTGACCGTGTGCCATTCCAGGACGCAAAATATTGATGAAGTGTGCAAAAGAGCCGATATACTTGTTGTAGCCGTCGGCAAACCCGAGTTCATAAAGGGAAGCAGCATAAAGCCAGGCGCAGTGGTGATTGACGTCGGGATTAACCGTCTGGAAAACAAAAAGCTTGTGGGAGATGTGGAATATGAGTCGGCAAGCCGCGTGGCATCGGCTATAACTCCGGTACCCGGCGGTGTGGGACCGATGACCATTGCCATGCTGATGAAAAATACCGTAAAAGCGGCGAAGCTTCAGGCAAAAATGAAGTAA
- a CDS encoding CotS family spore coat protein, which yields MNEVGKNPNMDLSKLASSVLEEYGIEPENISVVQSANIKTVWRIKTKDRELCLKRLKHPLDKALFSVNAQDFIYNHGGNVAGIIRDKEGNLIHSFNDQLFVVYEWLYGRDLSFVNADDLKSALHGLAKFHIASKGYVAPEGAKVSSKLGRWPEQYKSMADKLSSWKEASLGKPASASVNAYLKNVDEMLDICHRAMELLNASKYAELAGENSKSAVLCHQDYGKGNALFTDNGVYVIDLDGVTWDHPGRDLRKIIGKLSENRGAWSLDQIEKILDWYSEINPLSTADRELIYIDLMYPHWFFGLVKNIFKNNKSESPSKIEKTARLETSKVPLLAEKLRDIKSQG from the coding sequence TTGAATGAAGTTGGCAAAAACCCAAACATGGATTTGAGTAAGCTTGCAAGTTCTGTATTGGAAGAGTATGGAATCGAACCGGAAAACATTAGTGTAGTTCAAAGTGCAAATATAAAAACCGTATGGAGAATAAAAACGAAGGACCGTGAACTGTGTCTCAAAAGATTGAAACATCCATTAGACAAAGCTCTCTTTTCCGTAAACGCCCAGGATTTTATATACAATCATGGCGGAAATGTCGCGGGAATAATCCGGGATAAAGAAGGAAATCTTATTCATTCTTTCAACGACCAGCTGTTCGTTGTATATGAATGGCTTTACGGAAGGGATTTGTCCTTTGTCAATGCTGATGACTTAAAATCCGCCCTGCACGGCCTTGCCAAATTTCATATTGCGTCAAAGGGTTATGTCGCCCCGGAAGGTGCCAAAGTCTCTTCCAAGCTCGGCAGGTGGCCTGAACAGTACAAATCCATGGCAGACAAACTTTCTTCCTGGAAAGAAGCATCCCTGGGAAAACCTGCTTCAGCTTCTGTCAATGCTTATCTCAAAAATGTTGACGAAATGCTTGATATCTGCCATCGGGCCATGGAGCTTTTAAATGCCTCAAAATATGCCGAGTTGGCAGGTGAAAATTCCAAATCGGCTGTTTTATGCCATCAGGATTACGGCAAGGGAAATGCACTTTTTACAGACAATGGTGTTTATGTCATAGATCTTGACGGAGTAACCTGGGACCATCCTGGACGGGATCTTCGAAAAATAATCGGCAAGCTGTCGGAGAACAGAGGAGCCTGGTCTTTGGATCAAATCGAAAAAATCCTTGACTGGTACAGCGAAATAAATCCTCTTTCCACCGCAGACAGGGAACTTATTTATATTGACCTTATGTACCCCCACTGGTTTTTTGGCCTTGTTAAAAACATTTTCAAGAACAATAAAAGCGAAAGTCCGTCAAAGATTGAAAAAACAGCAAGGCTGGAAACTTCCAAAGTACCATTGCTTGCCGAAAAGCTTCGGGATATAAAATCGCAGGGCTAA
- a CDS encoding CotS family spore coat protein, translating to MYTNMPINHEPLFDVLSQYDIKVVSIRNESYKDKKGVWWIQTPDEYKILKKISNSEDTFKYILSAAEHLRKNGVNIPAVYKTKDGKDYVNINGTCYVLYEAVEGKNPSYNSPEDFRAIVRELAGFHAASVGFSPPDNTKPKIHLGKWVEQYTEQVEDMNRFYQTELEKSENDRIGKVIIEEFPAFYERAKQAIEGLKGKEYQDWVEKVKSRGGLCHQDFAAGNLLKNPSGKIFVLDTDSITIDIPARDIRKLLNKIMKKNGKWDLEILRKFIRIYQSENPLSFSEWTVVKFDLMFPHLFLGAMNKFYYKRDKEWSFEKYLKRINEMTALEKTITPVLENFDSIVYEEINQRKD from the coding sequence ATGTATACCAACATGCCTATAAACCATGAACCCCTTTTTGATGTGCTTTCACAATATGATATAAAGGTCGTCTCGATAAGAAATGAAAGCTACAAGGATAAAAAAGGTGTTTGGTGGATACAAACCCCTGATGAATACAAAATTCTAAAAAAGATATCAAATTCGGAAGACACTTTTAAATATATATTGAGTGCTGCGGAGCACCTAAGAAAAAACGGAGTAAATATTCCTGCTGTATACAAAACAAAGGACGGAAAAGACTATGTGAATATTAACGGAACCTGCTACGTTTTATATGAGGCGGTTGAAGGCAAAAATCCTTCATATAATTCACCTGAAGACTTCAGGGCGATTGTCAGAGAACTTGCCGGATTTCATGCCGCATCAGTGGGATTTTCGCCTCCGGACAACACAAAACCAAAAATTCATCTGGGTAAATGGGTTGAACAATACACAGAACAAGTGGAAGACATGAACAGGTTCTATCAAACCGAACTTGAGAAAAGCGAAAACGACAGAATAGGAAAAGTAATTATCGAAGAGTTTCCCGCCTTTTATGAAAGGGCAAAACAAGCGATTGAAGGATTGAAGGGAAAAGAATACCAAGACTGGGTTGAAAAAGTCAAAAGCCGGGGCGGGCTTTGCCATCAGGATTTTGCAGCTGGAAATCTTTTAAAAAATCCTTCGGGAAAAATTTTTGTTCTCGACACGGATTCAATTACCATAGACATTCCGGCACGGGATATAAGAAAGCTCCTTAACAAAATCATGAAGAAAAACGGAAAATGGGATTTGGAAATTCTTCGCAAGTTTATACGAATTTATCAATCAGAAAATCCATTGAGTTTTTCCGAATGGACGGTTGTAAAGTTCGACCTCATGTTCCCTCATCTGTTCCTGGGAGCTATGAATAAATTTTATTATAAAAGAGACAAAGAATGGAGTTTTGAAAAGTATCTGAAAAGAATAAATGAAATGACCGCTTTGGAAAAGACCATTACACCTGTTTTGGAAAACTTCGACTCCATTGTTTATGAAGAGATTAATCAAAGGAAGGACTGA
- a CDS encoding carbohydrate-binding protein, whose amino-acid sequence MPRSTKVNNDYMSNGITIKPAVPTAGENLTVMYDGLLSKSGASHVYAHVGFDRDWKHVYDYPMKRTSIGFEATIPVMEADTLNICFKDCANNWDNNSGANYTFDISK is encoded by the coding sequence ATGCCAAGAAGCACCAAAGTAAACAACGATTATATGTCCAACGGTATTACCATAAAGCCTGCTGTTCCCACCGCAGGAGAGAATTTAACCGTCATGTACGACGGTCTTCTTTCCAAAAGCGGTGCATCCCATGTATATGCCCATGTAGGTTTTGACAGAGACTGGAAACATGTTTATGACTATCCTATGAAAAGGACTTCAATAGGATTTGAGGCAACAATACCGGTTATGGAAGCCGACACCCTGAACATCTGCTTCAAAGACTGTGCAAACAACTGGGACAACAACTCAGGCGCAAACTATACTTTCGATATATCCAAATAA
- a CDS encoding amphi-Trp domain-containing protein, translating into MKYQEDFFGTKTELADFVKKVVPELFAGKLTVEGKNVVIPSDRQVDYKIKYSEDEEGAAVTLKISWDFETATEEEEEEGIELDVE; encoded by the coding sequence ATGAAATATCAGGAGGATTTCTTCGGAACAAAAACTGAACTTGCAGATTTCGTAAAAAAAGTGGTTCCTGAACTGTTCGCAGGAAAATTGACAGTAGAAGGAAAAAATGTAGTAATTCCTTCCGACCGTCAAGTTGATTACAAAATCAAGTACAGTGAAGACGAAGAAGGCGCAGCTGTCACTCTTAAAATTTCCTGGGATTTTGAAACCGCAACCGAGGAAGAGGAAGAGGAAGGAATAGAGCTGGATGTAGAATAA
- a CDS encoding stage V sporulation protein S has protein sequence MSVLKVSAKSNPNSIAGALAGFVRENGTVEIQAIGAGALNQAIKAIAIARGFVAPSGIELICIPAFTDVEIDGVQKTAMKLIVEPRRR, from the coding sequence ATGAGTGTTTTAAAGGTTTCAGCAAAATCCAATCCAAATTCCATAGCAGGTGCTTTGGCGGGCTTTGTGAGAGAAAATGGGACAGTTGAGATTCAGGCAATTGGTGCCGGAGCGTTGAATCAAGCTATAAAGGCGATAGCTATAGCAAGAGGTTTTGTTGCCCCATCGGGAATTGAACTGATTTGCATCCCGGCTTTTACCGATGTTGAGATTGACGGCGTTCAAAAAACAGCAATGAAACTTATTGTGGAGCCGAGAAGAAGATAA
- a CDS encoding glycosyltransferase family 4 protein: MKIALICTEKLPVPPVAGGAVQLYISEILPYLKERHNITVFSKIHPGLSPDEVVDNVRYIRVPAANASKYVKNVKDLLDESFELIHIFNRPKWVLDFSEKLPSAKFSLSLHNEMFLPDKIPYEKAVECINRVEFINTVSKFIADGVKQLYPMAEDKLRVVYSGVNIEKYKPNWSPEGICNKELLKKKLGIENKRVILHVSRLSPKKGTHIVLSAMKKVMDCFDDVALVIIGSKWYGKNEEDDYTKQCKALAEQLSGPVVFTGFIPPSEIPPYYNVGDIFVCASQWNEPLARIHYEAMAAGLPIITTDRGGNAEIFEDNVNGIIIKDYKNPDSFADNIIYLLNNPHTALEMGKKAFESALSRFTWKKVADEVLAPIQNFDQRITVNDNKTQSGLAKENIIEEDIMKENNDEKATEEKSTEEIETFFDDTNF; the protein is encoded by the coding sequence ATGAAAATCGCCTTGATATGCACCGAGAAACTTCCCGTTCCTCCGGTCGCGGGAGGCGCGGTTCAGCTATATATAAGCGAAATATTGCCATATTTAAAAGAACGTCACAATATAACAGTTTTTTCTAAAATTCATCCCGGACTTTCCCCGGATGAAGTGGTCGACAATGTAAGATATATCCGGGTACCGGCCGCCAATGCTTCGAAGTATGTAAAGAATGTAAAAGACCTACTGGATGAGAGTTTTGAACTGATACACATTTTCAACCGCCCGAAGTGGGTACTGGACTTTAGTGAAAAACTTCCTTCGGCAAAGTTCAGCCTTAGTCTTCACAATGAAATGTTTTTGCCGGATAAAATACCTTATGAAAAGGCTGTTGAATGTATAAACAGAGTTGAATTCATAAACACGGTGAGCAAGTTCATAGCCGACGGTGTAAAACAGCTTTATCCCATGGCAGAAGACAAGTTAAGAGTGGTTTACTCGGGAGTCAACATTGAAAAATACAAGCCCAACTGGTCACCGGAAGGAATTTGCAACAAAGAGCTTCTGAAAAAGAAGCTTGGAATAGAAAACAAGCGGGTAATACTTCATGTCAGCAGATTAAGTCCAAAAAAAGGTACCCATATAGTTCTGTCTGCCATGAAAAAAGTTATGGACTGTTTTGATGATGTTGCTTTGGTAATAATCGGGAGCAAATGGTACGGTAAAAATGAAGAAGATGATTATACAAAGCAATGCAAGGCCCTTGCAGAACAATTAAGCGGTCCGGTTGTTTTTACAGGCTTTATTCCTCCGTCTGAAATTCCGCCTTATTATAACGTGGGTGATATATTTGTATGTGCATCCCAGTGGAATGAGCCCCTGGCAAGGATACATTATGAGGCAATGGCTGCGGGCCTCCCCATTATTACAACCGACCGGGGCGGAAATGCAGAAATATTCGAAGACAATGTCAACGGCATTATAATAAAGGACTACAAAAATCCGGACTCTTTTGCCGACAATATAATCTATCTTCTGAACAATCCTCATACAGCCCTGGAAATGGGCAAAAAAGCTTTTGAGTCCGCACTCTCCAGATTCACCTGGAAGAAAGTGGCGGATGAGGTTTTGGCTCCAATCCAAAACTTCGACCAAAGAATAACTGTTAATGACAATAAAACACAGAGTGGCCTGGCAAAAGAAAATATAATTGAAGAAGATATAATGAAAGAAAATAACGATGAAAAAGCAACGGAAGAAAAAAGCACAGAAGAGATTGAAACTTTTTTCGACGACACAAATTTTTAA